In Vigna unguiculata cultivar IT97K-499-35 chromosome 3, ASM411807v1, whole genome shotgun sequence, a single genomic region encodes these proteins:
- the LOC114178408 gene encoding protein MAIN-LIKE 1-like translates to MVRTRENISRRGSNDAPKSSRQGVARKRPTASARRRGQHEANVVEDDIVENEVPDVPREDEQYQDHVARMIWDGQDRIVKVVSHIKKVKKLGRPHPAVAPFVLASGLSPLCDILYEYIDLGLVLGFVERWHPETNTFHLPIGEMTITLDDVWSLLHVSISGNFCSTENLEYEDSVQILTTLLGVDRAMACVELNQSRGAQVRLSWLRDLYHSCCENEQWEFAARAYLLHLVGCTIFANKSATYVRTHYLELFRDLSTCRTYGWGVAALVHLYEQLGDASFANTKQLAGYLSLLQAWIYEHFPTLGRKQVRDTYVETEPRALRYVTGRAISAIADVRVQLDGLTYDGMIWNPYVAHRAARQLVTHGMFSGFLRVGTVVQRHLSERVLRQFGFIQPIPRPPSSIPMMDFEAIDDRWKKHEQFVVHQVVQAPAPFSCSDGYLQWFRRVSHPYILRGAEADRPSLVLVPRLRRNFPDDITVQRTSPSSSSSGLLGLVKRIVGGLQRMIDCRDVTEGTVAWDRTHELLQMAQDGVEEEETRGILKYNQQISVFHEIYITTIHYV, encoded by the exons atggTTAGGACCAGAGAAAATATATCTAGACGTGGTTCAAATGATGCACCCAAGAGTTCCAGACAGGGTGTTGCACGAAAGAGACCGACAGCATCGGCTCGTAGAAGAGGTCAGCATGAGGCTAATGTTGTTGAGGATGACATTGTTGAGAATGAGGTTCCTGACGTTCCTCGGGAGGACGAGCAG TACCAGGATCATGTTGCACGCATGATATGGGATGGTCAG GATCGAATTGTGAAAGTGGTCTcccatattaaaaaagttaagaaattagGACGTCCTCACCCTGCTGTTGCACCTTTTGTGTTAGCTTCGGGATTATCGCCTTTGTGCGacattttatatgaatatatcgACCTTGGGTTAGTATTGGGTTTCGTGGAGAGATGGCATCCCGAGACTAATACTTTTCATTTACCCATTGGGGAGATGACCATCACTTTGGATGATGTATGGTCACTTCTCCATGTTTCCATCAGTGGAAACTTTTGCTCAACTGAAAATCTTGAATATGAAGATTCTGTTCAGATTTTGACGACACTTCTTGGTGTTGACCGGGCCATGGCATGTGTGGAGCTGAATCAAAGTCGGGGTGCACAGGTCCGACTGAGCTGGCTGAGAGACTTGTATCACAGCTGTTGTGAAAACGAGCAATGGGAGTTTGCTGCACGTGCATATCTTTTGCATCTTGTAGGGTGCACGATATTTGCTAACAAAAGCGCCACCTATGTTCGTACACATTATCTGGAGCTATTTAGAGATCTCTCCACATGTCGTACATATGGTTGGGGAGTTGCTGCTCTTGTCCACTTATATGAGCAGCTAGGAGATGCCAGCTTTGCAAATACAAAGCAATTAGCTGGATATCTATCTCTTCTGCAG GCTTGGATATACGAGCACTTCCCTACATTGGGAAGGAAGCAAGTACGGGATACATATGTGGAGACCGAACCCCGTGCTCTACGTTATGTCACTGGACGCGCCATTTCCGCTATAGCTGATGTTAGAGTCCAGTTGGATGGCTTGACATATGATGGGATGATTTGGAACCCATATGTAGCACACAGAGCTGCTCGACAACTGGTAACACATGGCATGTTTTCTGGCTTCCTGAGGGTTGGGACCGTCGTACAACGTCATTTGTCGGAGCGTGTGTTGCGACAATTTGGCTTCATCCAGCCTATTCCACGACCGCCTAGTTCGATTCCCATGATGGACTTTGAGGCTATTGATGATCGGTGGAAAAAGCACGAGCAGTTTGTTGTACATCAAGTGGTCCAAGCACCAGCTCCTTTTTCATGTTCTGATGGATATTTGCAGTGGTTTAGGAGAGTCTCCCATCCATACATTTTACGTGGAGCTGAGGCCGACCGACCTAGCCTTGTGCTTGTGCCCCGACTTCGTCGGAATTTTCCAGATGACATAACAGTTCAGAGGACGTCACCGTCATCATCTTCCAGTGGTTTATTG GGTCTCGTGAAACGCATCGTAGGTGGTCTTCAGCGGATGATAGACTGTAGAGACGTTACTGAGGGCACAGTTGCCTGGGATCGCACTCATGAGTTATTGCAGATGGCTCAAGATGGcgttgaagaagaagagacTAGAGGAATACTTAAATACAATCAACAAATATCAGTCTTCCATGAGATCTACATAACTACGATCCACTATGTGTAA
- the LOC114179899 gene encoding myb-related protein 308-like yields the protein MGRTPCTEKHHLSKGPWSKEEDQLLIHYINRHGEGNWRWLPEAAGLLRCGKSCRLRWMNYLRPNLKKGNFTQEETDLIIHHHSLLGNKWAQIAAILPGRTDNEIKNYWNTHIKRQLYANGIDPVTHKPLNKDMTDPPANSQVSEVVTTSENNNNNDNSYFNVFLNSKVQIRSYGYSTGECSNNSSGVTIEEAQPRINLNLSLSPPPKPQGFCMNPEWVQPQGQQKERALSARNMNVDGGNRGVCLWCSLGLQSNHACSRKDKGSSDD from the exons ATGGGTAGAACACCCTGCACTGAAAAACACCACCTTTCTAAAGGACCATGGTCTAAGGAGGAAGATCAACTCCTCATTCATTATATCAACCGTCATGGAGAAGGAAACTGGAGATGGCTTCCTGAGGCAGCAG GTTTGCTTCGGTGTGGTAAAAGTTGCAGACTGAGATGGATGAATTACCTGAGACCCAACCTCAAGAAGGGGAACTTCACTCAAGAAGAAACTGATCTCATCATTCACCACCATAGCTTACTGGGAAACAA ATGGGCACAGATAGCAGCAATTTTACCTGGAAGAACAGATAACGAGATAAAAAACTACTGGAACACCCACATCAAACGTCAGCTCTATGCCAACGGAATCGACCCTGTGACCCATAAACCACTCAACAAGGACATGACAGATCCACCTGCGAATTCTCAAGTGTCTGAGGTTGTCACCACAAGtgagaacaacaacaacaacgacAACAGCTATTTCAATGTTTTTCTCAATTCAAAGGTGCAGATCAGAAGTTATGGTTACTCAACTGGTGAATGCTCTAATAACAGTAGTGGTGTTACCATAGAGGAAGCTCAGCCTCGAATCAACTTGAACCTTTCCTTATCTCCACCACCAAAGCCCCAAGGTTTTTGCATGAACCCTGAATGGGTGCAACCACAAGGGCAACAAAAGGAGCGAGCTTTGTCTGCAAGGAATATGAATGTTGATGGTGGTAACCGAGGTGTGTGTCTGTGGTGCAGTCTAGGGTTGCAAAGTAACCATGCTTGTAGCCGCAAAGACAAGGGTAGCAGTGATGATTGA
- the LOC114179897 gene encoding E3 ubiquitin-protein ligase CHFR, producing the protein MEERGECSSSTSANNLDEIWAKLVSSDERYSDVEIRSDEKVITSETSATSSDTHSWCKIVRNPDLCSATLENKSQDAILVDGAVIHSDDTIVIKDGSQIIPGPDREGFVSYKFHIMSSPDGSQRQLKICVDADHAKCSICLNIWHDVVTVAPCLHNFCNGCFSEWLRRSNERHSAVLCPQCRAVVLFVGKNHFLRTIAEDMLRADSSLRRPEDEISLLDSYALVRSNLVIGSGKKNRKRAYTPLDDQSDGTYHQCPQCVTEVGDFGCKHDTVHLQCQACGGMMPSRTGFGIPQYCSGCDRPFCGAYWHALGVTGNGSYPVCSQDTFRPISEHPISSIPLLTHEKNLHEQKITDSCIRQMGRTLPDVISEWIQKLDNREIDRSRMMLNHAEMITARTFVCRDCHHKLVSFLLYWFRVSIPKYLLPPDASARQDCWYGYACRTQHRSEEHARKRNHVCRPTRGSNV; encoded by the exons TTTCATCAGATGAGAGATATTCAGATGTGGAGATAAGGTCAGATGAAAAAGTAATAACTTCAGAGACATCAGCTACTTCTAGTGACACACATAGCTGGTGCAAAATAGTAAGGAATCCTGACCTATGTTCGGCCACATTGGAGAACAAGAG TCAAGATGCAATTCTTGTTGATGGGGCTGTGATACACAGTGATGACACCATTGTCATTAAGGATGGAAGCCAAATTATCCCAGGTCCTGATAGGGAAG GATTTGTAAGCTACAAATTTCATATAAtgtccagcccagatggctccCAGAGGCAGCTAAAG ATATGTGTAGATGCTGATCACGCAAAGTGTAGCATCTGCTTAAACATATGGCATGATGTTGTTACTGTAGCACCATGCCTTCATAATTTTTG CAATGGTTGCTTCTCAGAGTGGTTAAGGAGATCAAATGAAAGACATTCAGCTGTACTTTGTCCTCAATGCAGAGCAGTAGTTCTCTTTGTTGGAAAAAATCACTTTTTGCGTACAATTGCTGAG gatATGCTGAGGGCTGATTCTTCACTGAGACGCCCAGAGGACGAAATTTCACTTTTGGACTCTTATGCATTAGTACGATCAAACCTT gTCATTGGATCTGGAAAGAAGAATCGAAAGAGGGCTTACACACCACTGGATGATCAAAGTGATGGCACATATCATCAGTGCCCACAGTGTG ttactgAAGTTGGTGACTTTGGTTGCAAACATGACACTGTTCATCTCCAATGTCAAGCATGTGGAGGAATGATGCCTTCCCGTACTGGTTTTGGCATTCCTCAGTATT GTTCAGGATGTGATAGGCCATTCTGTGGGGCTTACTGGCATGCTCTAGGAGTAACTGGGAATGGCTCTTACCCTGTTTGCTCCCAGGATACATTTAGGCCT ATCTCAGAACACCCTATTTCGAGCATTCCATTGTTGACACATGAAAAGAATCTCCATGAACAGAAG ATAACTGATAGTTGCATTAGACAAATGGGAAGGACATTGCCGGATGTGATATCAGAGTGGATACAAAAGCTGGACAACAGAGAAATCG ATAGATCGCGAATGATGCTAAATCATGCTGAGATGATTACTGCTCGAACTTTTGTGTGCCG TGACTGTCATCACAAGTTGGTGTCATTTCTCCTTTACTGGTTTCGCGTCTCTATACCCAAATAT CTTCTTCCACCAGATGCATCAGCAAGACAAGATTGCTGGTATGGATATGCTTGTCGAACACAGCACCGTAGTGAAGAGCATGCTCGTAAGAGGAATCATGTGTGCCGTCCAACCAGAGGCTCAAACGTTTGA